In Phocoena phocoena chromosome 3, mPhoPho1.1, whole genome shotgun sequence, the DNA window GATGTCAGGCTATCAAGGACAAATTTCAAGAGGCATGCCCTATAAATATGGCTGATATTTCTGTGAGGTTCTTAAACTTTGTCTGAACATTTCAAAACAGTAACTTCAGCATGTTTGAAGCAATATTAGTGATCTTAAGATTATCTCATGGCTTCCCAAGGAAGATAACTTGAAGTCACATCCTTTAACATATAGCGATTCAGTTATGTGAAATAAAGACTGATCCCATTACCTCTGATAAAAAGAATTTCAGGTGCTGAGAAACAGAAAGTCTGGCTTGGGTTTGTCTAAGAGGGTGCAGTAAACGGTTATGCCTCTGAGCGTCGCTGTTCACCACTCAAGGAGGAAAACGCCACTGAAGAGCTAATCCATTTTCTTGTTTCCAAAGAGCAAAGAACCAGCAAATCACATTTACAAGATCCGAGGCTGCTCCAAAGCTCACCCTTTCAGTCAGCCAGCTCCGTAACCTATAAATTAGGCCCACGAAAGGGTTACTTCCTTGAGAAAATAAGACTGAAGTCCGTCGTGAGAAATTGGTACCCAATTCGGAGAAAATAATTCACCAAAAAGGAAATGACCAATTACCTGAAATTCAGAAATGGCGGAGGACTGGCCCTGCTGTACGCGCTTCTGGGGACGCTGTGCAAGACCGGATGCGGGCAGATCCGCTATTCGGTGCCAGAGGAGCTGGAGAAAGGCTCCTTCGTGGGCAACATCGCCAAGGACCTGGAGCTGGAGCCCCAGGAGCTGGCGGAGCGGGGAGTCCGCATCGTCTCCAGAGGTAGGACGCAGCTCTTTGCTCTGAACCCGCGAAGCGGCAGCTTGGTCACTGCGGGCAGGATAGACCGGGAGGAGCTCTGCGCTCAGAGCGCGCGGTGTCTGGTGAGTTTTAACATCCTGGTTGAAGACAAATTGAAAATTTTTgaagtagaaatagaaattaaagaccttaatGACAATGCTCCTGATTTTCTAACAgaggaattggaaataaaaattggTGAACTAACGGTTCCAGGAACTCGATTTCCACTTAAGACTGCATTTGACCCAGATGTGGGCATGAACTCTCTGCTGAGCTATCAGCTCAGCCCCAATGACTACTTCTCCCTGGCTGTGAAGAGTGTCTCTGATGGGGCCAAGTACCCAGAGCTGGTGCTGCAGCAGGCTCTTGACCGTGAGGAAAAGAAAGTTCACCAGCTTGTCCTAATTGCTTCTGATGGTGGCGACCCTGTTCATTCTAGCAACTTGTGCATCCAAGTGATAGTGCTGGATGCAAATGACAATCCACCAGTATTTACTCAGTCTGAATATCGAGTAAGTGTTCAGGAGAACTTGCCGGTAGGCACCTGGCTGCTCACGGTGAATGCCACTGACCCTGACGAGGGATTTAATGCTCAAGTATCCTATGTACTAGATAAAATGCCTGGGAGAATCGCTCAGATTTTTTATCTCAACTCAGTGACTGGGGATTTATCAATATCACAAAGCCTAGATTATGAGGATGCTACTTtctatgaaattaaaattgaagCACAAGATGGACTAGGTCTCCTTTCAAAAGCTAAGATTCTGGTCACAGTTCTGGATGTGAATGACAATGCCCCGGAAATTACGATTACTTCTCTCACAGAATCAGTCCCAGAAGAGGCTACTGCTGGAAGGGAAATTGCCCTTATCAACGTGCATGATCGGGATTCCGGGCAAAATGGGCAAGTCACAGTTTTTGTTCTGGGAAATATgccatttaatttagaaaaatcaataaaccGATATTACCGCTTAGTGACAGCCAGATGCCTGGACCGTGAGCAGGTGTCCGAATATAACATCACTCTGAGAGCTACAGATTGGGGAAGTCCGCCGCtgtccacagacacacacatcacCCTGCATGTGGCAGACATCAATGACAACCCACCTGCTTTCACTCATGCCTCCTATTCTGCCTACATTCCTGAAAACAACCCCAGGGGAGCCTCCATCTTCTCTGTGACAGCCCAGGACCCTGACAGCATCGAGAACGCCCACATCACCTATGCACTGACTGAGGATGCCTTCCAGGGGGCACCTCTCTCCACCTACATCTCCATAAACTCGGACTCCGGAGTCCTGTATGCCTTGTGCTCCTTCGACTATGAGCAGGTTAGAGACCTGAAATTATTGGTGACAGCCAGTGACAGCGGGGACCCTCCACTCAGCAGCAACGTGTCTCTAAGCATACTCGTGCTGGACCAGAATGACAATGCACCTGAAATCCTataccccaccctccccaccgaTGGTTCTACTGGTGTAGAGCTGGCACCCCGCTCTGCAGAGCCCGGCTACCTGGTGACCAAGGTGGTGGCTGTGGACAGAGACTCGGGCCAGAACGCCTGGCTGTCCTACCGCCTGCTCAAGGCCAGCGAGCCGGGACTCTTCGCGGTGGGGCTGCACACGGGCGAGGTGCGCACAGCGCGGGCCCTGCTGGACAGAGACGCGCTCAAGCAGAGCCTGGTGGTGGCGGTCCAGGACCACGGCCAGCCCCCTCTCTCCGCCACAGTCACTCTCACAGTGGCAGTAGCTGACAGCATCCCGGACGTCCTGGCCGAATTGGGAAGCCTCAAGCCCTCAGCAGACGCTGACGACTCAGACCTCACACTGTACCTGGTGGTGGCAGTGGCCGCAGTGTCCTGCGTCTTCCTGGCCTTTGTCGTCGTGCTGCTGGCGCTCAGACTGCAGTGCTGGCACAGACCGCATGTGCTGCAAGCTTCGGGAGGTGTACCAGCGGGCGTACCCGCCTCTCATTTTGTGGGCGTGGACGGGGTGCGAGCTTTCCTGCAGACCTATTCCCAGGAGGTCTCGCTCACCAGGGACTCGCGGAGGAGTCACTTGATCTTCCCGCAGCCCAACTACGCGGACACGCTCATCAGCCAGGAGAGCTGTGAGAAAAGCGAGCCTCTCCTGATATCTCAAGATTTACTTGAAATGAAAGGAGATCCCAAGCAATTTCAGGTgagcttatttctttttgaacATTATAAAAAACAGTTATGCCAGTGTGGTTATTATAAAGctttaacacacatttatttgaaaataaagcaatgtGGTCGTCATTGAttcttttgtttaaatatatgttcctctcttcttctgggattgtGGTGGGGCTGCACTTGCTGATCTGGTATGGCTGAGTGGGCCTAGTAAATAGTTCTGACCAATGCATTGTAAATGGAAGTATGTGAATTTCTTCCCAAATGAAGTTCTAGTTGCCATTGTAAGAATTACCAGATTTCTAACTTACTCTTTGAAATTGTGACTGTGCCATCTATCTGGGTCCTTGAATAACTACAGTGACAGAAGAGCCCTGTGGTGGACTCAACATTGATCTGTATACCTGCGATAAGtagactttttcattttaaatcattgTGATGAAGTTTGTCACTCCAACCTACCTAATCTATCCTGGTAaacaggcatatatatatatataaatataatatatattatatatatataaacacatatatatatggtattttaGGCTATAATAATGTGATGCTTAACTCCTTCCAAGACAGACCAAACTCATTTCATTCTGATGACATAAAAATGATAGGGTAAAAAACATAGATGTTGGTCAAATTCTTTTACCTGGCGTGTAGTCCCTACTTTGTATacttaaagtgtgtgtgtgtgtgtgtgtgtgtgtgtgtgtgtgtgtatccatatgGATTTCAGCCTTTTCTCTGAAGGTGGGAAGCTCAATTGCCTAAACTGTTATGAGCCTTGGAGTGGCAGGTCTTGTCCTTTGGGaaggattttaaaatgtaaggaGATATGTCTTAACCTCTATGAGAGGTTTCCAGACCATCCACTTCAACAATGGAATAGGAGTCCTACAACTTTCTTGGGCTAGAAATTGTTGGCCCATTTTGAAATTTATGAAATTAATTTCACCCATAAAATCGCACCAGAGAGTCATCCAAAATTAGGCCAAAATAGATTTCATTAGGTCTCAAACAAAGGAATACAGCTCTCCTTCAGTGTGTTAGGAAAAGGTACAGTCAAAAGTGTGAGACAAAAGGACCtgaacaaaataactgaaagcagAGAAGTGTATATTCTCACTCAAGCCTGCAAATGCATCACAGAAAAAAGGCACATTACCTTTGGaatattttttaggaaaaatCTTTACAATATTACTATACCTTTCcttgtaatgagaaaaaaaattaaatggctaGGGTCAGGGGAACTTTATACGTTCAAAGagaattttctaagaatttcataTAAAACATAGCCTAGGTGGctcagtcgttaagaatctgcctgccaatggaggggacacgggttcgagccctggtccgggaagatcccacatgccgcagagcaactaagcctggcgccactactgagcctgcactctagagcccatgctcctcaatgagaagcccacgcaccgcggcGTAGAATAGCCCACACtgtccacaactagagaaagcccgcacacagcaacgaagacccaatgcatccaaaaataattaattaaaaaaaaaaagcatagcctacatataccctgggaaaatgCACAGAGTACAAAGGCATCTACTTGTATGGATTATAAGAAGTCTCAGACATCCCATTTTAACTAAAAAGGATTTTTGAAGGATAGGCAAGACTTCATTAcaataaaaagggaggagggtTTATAATAAGAGGAACAGAAAGTATAAAGGCATGAAGTAGGGAAAACAAAGGAAACGATGTCTTCAGAAAACAGATAATAATCTGTCTTGACTGGAATGTAAGAGGGGTATTGATTAGCACTgcaaaataacagaataaattGTTGAGTTTGTATTTAATTCGGTAGTGCATTTGAAATAAAGGTGTTTGTTTTAGTTACCCAAGACTGGTTCAAGGATTACAGGTAAGTTTCAAAATGGAGTGTCTAAGAACTCTCACTTCCTCTCCAAGATTTACCAGTGGTCAAATCAAACTCATTACACTTATTAATGGTATAAATTTACTGGAGCTGAGAATTGGCATTAAGGAGTATTTGTGTATACAGTCATATAGTAAAGAAGCACTGacttcaaagaaataaataagcttACACAggatttagttttataaaaacatgTGTGTGCTCAAATTGGTCTCTTGTGCTTAGATTGGTCTCTTTAACAAAATATCAGGCTCCTCTGTACGTAATGGGAAGATTatctatgttttaaaatgatgagcaatatattaaaataagtcTAGGGCTTTGACTCACTCCTTTTTTTGCAAAGATTAGACCTTTTTATCCACTACCAGTAACCTAATTGGTTACATCCATACTAGTCATGCCAGTGTTTATAAATACAGTGGAATCACTGAAGATATTTCTGCccccaaaactgaaaaaaaaagctgtatgccttatgaaaaatatttaatgaagaaagaagaataaaatgatgGCAACACTTCAAAGATTATGAAAAGCTAGAAAATATCAGATTTAAAGGGAAAATTTGAATAGTTTGTTCTTTCcaacaaataaaaagacaagatatATAGGTTCAAGAGCTTACAGTTTGAGGAATAAATAGTTGGGCAATATGCAGTTTTCTCAGACAACCTCTGGGTGCTACTGTTGACCAAAGGGAACATAAGGGTTCTCAGTTCTGCAGGAGTGATGGGCAGAGTGTTTTTCTGCTTTGTCCTGTGCACATCAGAATGCAAACCCACCTCCTGTGCAACCTCAAGCGCCTAACAAATAAGTCCTACCCTCAAATCTCAAAAGTCCAGGGAGctgtcattgatttttttaaacaccccAGAGACATCTTGAAGAGCAGCTTCCCAGAGAGTTCAAGAAATGCTTAGGAGCTCCAGAAAAGCTGAAACAATGAGAAGTCAGGTCCTGCTTCTCTTCCTACTGTCTTTGTTGTGGAGGGCAATCTCCCAGGAGATCCAGTACTCGATTTCAGAGGAGCTGGCCAAGGGCTCCAGGGTGGGGAACCTGGCCAAGGATCTGAGGCTCAGTGTCCAGGAGTTGCCAGCTCGAAAACTGCAGATTAGTGCAGAGGAGTTTTTCAGTGTGAGTGCAGAGGTGACATTAATGTCCTTCTCTAGCCAGATTCCCGAGGGCTCAGACCTTGGAACCGTAATAGCCCTCATTAAAGTCCGAGACCAGGATTCTGGGCAAAATGATATGGTGACATGCTATATTCAGGAAGGAGTTCCCTTCAAATTAGAATTCACCTCCAAGAATTATTACAAGCTAGTGATTGACGGTGCCCTAGACCGTCAAGAAAGCAGAGGGCAGAGTACAATGTTACCATCACAGCCACCGACAAGGGCAAGCCGCCCCTCTCCTACATTACAAGCATCACCCTACACATCCGCGATGTCAACGACAACGCTCCAGTTTTCCACCAGGCCTCCTACGTGGTCCACGTGGCAGAAAACAACCCGCCTGGAGCCTCCACCGCCCAAGTTAGCGCTTCAGATCCACACTTGGGGCCCAAAGGCCACGTCTCCTACTCCATCCTGGCCAGCGACCTGGAGCCGCGCGCGCTGTCGTCCTACGTGTTCGTGAGCGCACAGAGCGACGTGGTGTTCGCGCTGTGCGCCTTCGACCACGAGCAGCTGCGCGCCTTCGAGCTGACGCTGCAGGCCCGCGACCACGGCTCGCCCGCGCTCAGCGCCAACGTGAGCCTGCGCGTGCTGGTGGGCGACCGCAACGACAACGCGCCCAGGGTGCTGTACCCGGCGCTGGGGCCTGACGGCTCGGCGCTCTTCGACATGGTGCCGCGCGCCGCGCAGCCCGGCTACCTGGTCACCAAGGTGGTGGCGGTAGACGCCGACTCTGGACACAACGCCTGGCTGTCCTACCACGTGCTGCAGGCCAGCGAGCCCGGACTTTTCAGCGTGGGGCTGCGCACGGGTGAGAGGCGCACGGCGCGGGCCCTGGGCGACAGGGACGCGGCCCGCCAGCGCCTGCTGGTTGCTGTGCGCGACGGGGGACAGCCGGCCCTCTCGGCCACCGCCACGCTGCTCCTGGTTTTCGCGGACAGCCTGCAGGAGGCGCTGCCGGACCTCAGTGACCACTCTGAGCCCACTGACCCACAAGCTGAGCTGCAGT includes these proteins:
- the LOC136121122 gene encoding LOW QUALITY PROTEIN: protocadherin gamma-A3-like (The sequence of the model RefSeq protein was modified relative to this genomic sequence to represent the inferred CDS: deleted 1 base in 1 codon), with the protein product MTNYLKFRNGGGLALLYALLGTLCKTGCGQIRYSVPEELEKGSFVGNIAKDLELEPQELAERGVRIVSRGRTQLFALNPRSGSLVTAGRIDREELCAQSARCLVSFNILVEDKLKIFEVEIEIKDLNDNAPDFLTEELEIKIGELTVPGTRFPLKTAFDPDVGMNSLLSYQLSPNDYFSLAVKSVSDGAKYPELVLQQALDREEKKVHQLVLIASDGGDPVHSSNLCIQVIVLDANDNPPVFTQSEYRVSVQENLPVGTWLLTVNATDPDEGFNAQVSYVLDKMPGRIAQIFYLNSVTGDLSISQSLDYEDATFYEIKIEAQDGLGLLSKAKILVTVLDVNDNAPEITITSLTESVPEEATAGREIALINVHDRDSGQNGQVTVFVLGNMPFNLEKSINRYYRLVTARCLDREQVSEYNITLRATDWGSPPLSTDTHITLHVADINDNPPAFTHASYSAYIPENNPRGASIFSVTAQDPDSIENAHITYALTEDAFQGAPLSTYISINSDSGVLYALCSFDYEQVRDLKLLVTASDSGDPPLSSNVSLSILVLDQNDNAPEILYPTLPTDGSTGVELAPRSAEPGYLVTKVVAVDRDSGQNAWLSYRLLKASEPGLFAVGLHTGEVRTARALLDRDALKQSLVVAVQDHGQPPLSATVTLTVAVADSIPDVLAELGSLKPSADADDSDLTLYLVVAVAAVSCVFLAFVVVLLALRLQCWHRPHVLQASGGVPAGVPASHFVGVDGVRAFLQTYSQEVSLTRDSRRSHLIFPQPNYADTLISQESCEKSEPLLISQDLLEMKGDPKQFQVSLFLLNIIKNSYASVVIIKL
- the LOC136120269 gene encoding LOW QUALITY PROTEIN: protocadherin gamma-B1-like (The sequence of the model RefSeq protein was modified relative to this genomic sequence to represent the inferred CDS: deleted 2 bases in 1 codon; substituted 1 base at 1 genomic stop codon), whose product is MRSQVLLLFLLSLLWRAISQEIQYSISEELAKGSRVGNLAKDLRLSVQELPARKLQISAEEFFSVSAEVTLMSFSSQIPEGSDLGTVIALIKVRDQDSGQNDMVTCYIQEGVPFKLEFTSKNYYKLVIDGALDRQESRAEYNVTITATDKGKPPLSYITSITLHIRDVNDNAPVFHQASYVVHVAENNPPGASTAQVSASDPHLGPKGHVSYSILASDLEPRALSSYVFVSAQSDVVFALCAFDHEQLRAFELTLQARDHGSPALSANVSLRVLVGDRNDNAPRVLYPALGPDGSALFDMVPRAAQPGYLVTKVVAVDADSGHNAWLSYHVLQASEPGLFSVGLRTGERRTARALGDRDAARQRLLVAVRDGGQPALSATATLLLVFADSLQEALPDLSDHSEPTDPQAELQFXLVVTLALISVLFFLAVILAVALPLRRSSSPAAWSCFKPGLSSKSGRRVPPNYSDGTLLYSYNVCVASHSIVRFKL